The nucleotide window GGAAACAAACATGACCTACATTTCAGCGACGTGTAAGTCGTCCCATTCACTTGGTCCGACCGACTACCACATCCGCTGTCGACTTCAACCCCCGACGGGGAAGTGGCATCGCCAATACTACCGGTCGATGTCGTGGTTGCGGCTGTCGATGTCCCAGGAAAGTTCGAGGTCGTCGCTATCTGCACCGGATTCGCCCTGGTATAGGCTGCCAGCTTGTGGACAGCATCATTCGCCCTACTCGCCTCGATCCCCGTCCCGGCCGCCAATCCGATCACCGCAGCAGACAACAGCGCGATGATACACGACAGAACAAAGGTTAAGAGGCTGCAGCCGcaaatcatcctcctcttcccgtCATTTTTGGGCGTTGTGTGAGCATCTCCTCCATGTGCCTGCGATTCAATCGTCGAGCCCGCTATCGTGGTCGCCCCGCCATAGCCCGGTGAGGGCTGAGAAGGCGAGTATGGCGATGGTGTTTGTTTTGGTACCGGCGGTGAGTCGTGATAAGCCTCCGGGtactgttggtgttgttgggcATTATAGGCATGGGTTTGTGGGGGAACAACTTCGGGAAAGTTTTGAGAGGCCGCCTCGAGCCCGTCATCGTATCGGTGCTTGATGACAGGAACACGTTAGCGATGAAACTGTCGCATACTTGGAGCCGAGTAGCCTGGTGATCTTACCGACTCCATAGCGGTGTAGCCGGAACGAAGCCCCGATCTGATTCGTGTGTCTTACCAAGCGTCGAGGACGTTGAGAAAAGAAGCAAAATATTCCAGCAAAAGGATCTGGCGCTTTCATCAGGGGAAGCCGAGATAGGGAACACAAGAATCGTGCCCGAGAACCACTGATTCGAAGGCGTAAAGCACCATAACCTGATCAAGGTTCTGCGCCAATGCGGCAGAAAGCGAGCCTTGGCTGAAGAGGATGCCGTCCACAACGGTCAGGAAACCAGGGGTGAGGTTGATGTGCCACAGCTGGGCTTCAATAGTAGCGGGCTTCAATCCAATTGCAGCTGCTTGGCGAGGAGGATTGCATCTCGAGCATCAATTATACTCTTTCATGGAACACAAGGTTCCAAGGCAACTCCAGTTTGTCGCTCTAGCAGTGACGATTGGAGGCTGCATCGACTTGATCTCCCAGCCAGCGCAATGGTAAACTTTTCAGGCTGATGGTGTAATCATCAAACACTGGGGGAATAATTGGTGACTAAACCTCGTTTTCGACAACCGCTTTgcttgaggttgatgataGGCACCCTTCGAGTGTACGCCAGACGAAAGTATAACCAGATACACGCTTCTTCCTATGGTGAGTTCATTCTAAACAACACTTTTGAAGGACAGCTACCCGATGCAAAACATACACGGGTATTGCCTTTCAGGGTACCTGAACCTCAGGATGGAACAACTCTTCCCTTACGCACGCGGCTCTAGACATAGATGGACAATACACTATATCTAGCCGCCGTCGATTGTCTCAAGTTGTCGCGGTCCGCAAACATCAAGTCTCGGGCTCTTAGCCTGCTGAGCGGGGCCAGGGAAGAGGAACGGCGGCACAAGGACGGCATGTTTCATTAAACGGTCGAGCTGGAGCCCGCAGGGACAGGGGGATCGGCCGGCCCTACGCTCAAAATGGGGGTTTGACGGTAGGGATCCCCTGTGTACCATAGCGTGTAGAGTAGAGTAATCTCCCATTTTTGATATCGAACATTGGAGGGAcataacaaacaaacagtgCACGAGATCAACACGTGGATGGTGTCGTATCATAcatatttcttttttcaagATTGGCGGTGATTGACAGAAGATGCAGGATCCCTTCTCCGAGCGTTGAGCTTTTATCCGAAACATGAACGACACCACAGAGCTGTTGTACTCGTCTGGTGATAGTAGTGTCCATACCACCTCAAGGGAGGAAGGGCCTGCCAAGATTTCACATGCATTCCTGCTCAGCACAGCGTTGCCCTACTGGATTCTAGTGCTGAGTGGGCTTTTCTAGGAAATGACTAGTAGTGTAGCACCAACCCACAACAACCTGCAACAAGCGCGGAAGAGCGAATAACTTCACATTGAAGATTGGTCATACATACGCGGTGCCCGGTACCATGGGAAATATCTTCAGCCTCTTGTTCAAAAGCGGTGAGCAGCTGAGCCGAATCCCGGATACCTTAATTTCGCAAGCATATCCGACATCAAAGAAAAATCGTCAACGAGATACCGAGGCCGTGTTGGCACTCTTAACGATCTGCACAGGCCGGCACGGTGAACCAAGGCCTGGGGGGGCTACTCGCTATTTCCTAGGGGACCCTAGGGGGGAAAACGATGTAACCCAATCAACTGCCATTTGTGGAGATTTAATtgcttcctttccttcgtCACTTTTTCCACTTGGGGTCTTTGATGGAGAGCCGGGGGGGACCATGACTTACTTACCCTTAACAAGTCCGACCCCGAACCCGAAGGGTCTTTTTCTACACAATGTGTTCCCGAGGACTTTAACAAGAACCTTTTCTTGTGACTGGTGAGGACTTGGGAGTTGAGGAACAGGCAAACTTGCGCCGGCGATCTTTCACgtgtgtcgttgttgttgttgtttgcttAGAGCAAGGGGATACTTGAGGAACAGGAGAGAGTTGACAATCGACTGGACGTCCAACAACCGAccatcccccctcccccactcGTTATCACGCCATCAAATCCGCGGGCACAATCGccgtacacacacacacactcctTTGCTGTACACAGTACACCCATCCATTCATTTCACAGCCTCCATCCagttggctggctggcttaACAgaaaacctacctaccacagCTACAGGGACTTCTCCGCATCGATCACGATTCCTCGCATTCTTCATCTCACCCGCCACGCCCAACCTTCGTTCGTTCGCACCTGACgcctcacacacacactccttttcaccaccaccaatcgGCAATTTAACAACCACCaaaacaaccacaacaataGCAGCAACGAAACCAACAGTACACCCTTTTCAAAAGCAAGCAACCGCCAATCAAATGCCAACCTACCTCTGCCACGGCTTCCGCTGGCAGCGCCGCTCCATCCGCGTATACACCGTCGTACAAGACCTTGACGACGTCTCGCCCGAGTGGCTGATTCGGCCCACCAGCTCGCGCTGTCTCCTGCAGAGTTTCTACAACTTGTTTGAGTTTTTGCCTTATTGCTCGCCGCATGAACCTGAGACTTGGGATAGtaatgaggacgaggacgaggatgaagacgaggatgagggggATAAGTCTGGGGAAGAAaatggggaagaagaagcagtaGTAGTACCGGGGAGTCGTGGTAGTCGGGGGGAGAAAGGGAGTGAGGAGCAGAGGACTCAGTGGCCGAAGCGAAAGGAGAGTCTTGGTGTGCTTAGGGGTCATGGATCCGAAGGGACTACGGGAAAGGGGATGGGGACTATGGGAAAGGAGATGGGAAAGGGgatgggaaaggaaaagagagagatcACCGCCATCCCTGTGGGCAGTAACAACAGGTCGTCGATAAGTCGTACCCGTACCATCAGCCGCAGTCCAAGTCTGAGACTTCCGTTGCAAGGCGTACGAACCCCGTCCAGGACGCGCCTCCAAACtaccgccgctgccgccgcctccgccgcgaCCACtcctactactcctactgCTCCTACTGCTGCCATACCTGCCCCAGCGTCGACTCCGGCGTTGAGAACTGCCAGCACCTCGGGAGTTTCTTCAGCAGGAAAAGGACGAAAGGGAAAGACAACGggaaacagcagcagcagcagaaggagCGAATCTCACAGCCCCAACCGCAAAAAAGACGAGCTGAGCGCCCAACGCTGGTCAGCAGTCAAAGTCCTCGAGGAGTACGACCCAAACAACCTCGACGAAGTCTCGCGGCCTTATGCTTACGTGGCCGATCACGTGGTGCGCGTGGATGGAGCGGCAGATATTCTGGCGGAAGTGAGGCGGTACGAAGAGCGGATGCAGAGGCTGAGGCTGAAGCTGAagggggcggaggagagAACAGGGGAACGAGATCCCAAGGCTAATCGTAATAGCGGCGGGAGTGGAGGGAGTGGGGAGTATCATGATGCTCTCGAGCACCTTGAAGAAAGcgcaaaggagaaggaagagaccTGGATTGAGCAACTCCGCGATGAGCTCCAGCGTGGAGAAGAGATCAAGTGGTACGTGGTCGTCAACGGGGATGAAGAGCGCAATTATTCGAATCCGAGTGACTCggacgatgaagacgaagatgaagacgaggacgagtACGAGTATGACGACTCGGAGGAACTGTCTTCCTCTGAGATTACCTCTAACTACGGGACCTCCTACCGCTACGACACCACCGATGACTTACTGAGTACCTCAAAGCATCCTTCGCTCGCCGCGTATCCACCATCCGATGGCCGCCGATCTCCTCTCTCCTACACCGGATCTGGATCCAGGACTTCATCTCGCAGCGGACAATCAAAATCACGAAGCCAAAGCCGGAGTCACTCTCGAACTCGAACCCGCCACCGTAACCACAGCCGGCCGAGACACGGAAAGAAGACACGCAGACCGAAGCCGACCAAAGAACAACGTCAACATCATGCGCAGTATACACTCCAGCAGGAACTCTTTGAGAGGAATGACTTGCGGgcttcttcaacaaccccaactccaactcccACTTCAACGACGACAATGGCTACAAGCACGAGAGGGACAACGCCAACAGCCGGgcaagcaccaccaccaccaccaccaccaacagctATGTCTATGAGGAACACAGGGCCGATCATCAAAGAAGGGGCCGCCAGACGAGTAGTGAGCGAGGGAGAAATCCATCCAGCCTTACGAGGGCAAGCGAGAAGGTCCGAGATACCGATTATCATGGTTACCCCTACGAGGTCGACGTTTCCTGATGAGACCGAGACTGAGACGGCTGGAGCTGTCGGTGAGAAGCGAATGGTAGAGCAGCCGcaacaaccccaaccacaaccgcaacagcagcagcaccagcatcaccagcagcaacagccacAACAGccgcaaccacaaccacacccCCAACcacaccagcaccaccaaatCAACGAGACAGAACCAGGACCCCGACGCGGCTCCACCGCAAGCGCCAACCCGGACATGGGCACAATAACATCCACCACCGTCCCCCTAACAAGCAGTTTCTCCCTCGACACCAGCCCCTCCAACGCTcccacacccaccaccatTCCCGCCCTGTCTCTCAAACCACTCAAACCTCCCAAGAAGCAGTCCACCCTTCCCACCCTCCCCACCAtttccacctcttccctTGTACGAAACAGGGGAAACAGACacagcagcaccaacacAAACACGGGAAGCAAACGAAGTTCCCTCACCACTTTACGGTCCCCCTCCTCTTGGTCTTGTCTCAGTCTTCATCTCGGTCACAGTCACCACTCAACCAGTCCTAAGGACAAGGACGGAGAAGATATCActggggatgatgatgatgaagaggtaGTTCTTCCGCCGCCGAGACCGTCGCCTTCGCCTCCTATTCCCATCTCTGTGAATCCCATGGGGTCATATTCGTATGAACCCGTGTCGACATTACCGCCTAGACCGGCGCCGATGCCGCCAAATGgctctaataattctaataagcCTGTAGTATCTCctcgcggtggtggtggacaaaCTGAAACCGGATCAAATCATAATAAAGTCCCCACTGCGCCGTCGTCCCCGGTCGTGGTCAAGATTAGTGCTGGGCCTGCTGCTGGGCCTGCTGAGGTacagacacagacacagGGACAGGGACAAGCGGCTGCGAGCCCTGTTGTAGGGCAGTATGCGAGTATGATGAGTAGGACGATGCCTACGCGGAAGGGAAACAGTGGTAATGgcaatgggaatgggaatgggaatgggaatgggaatagCGGGAATGGCAACGGGAAGGAAAGTCGGAGGAGTAGGAGTAGTGGGAGTTTGAGGAGGTTGTTTCAGCGGGCTAGTGGGAAGGATGGGTGGATTTGATTACTTTGGGGTTTACACCaaaagggggagaggggggggggttggattaaggagatggggaagaagagagtaTGTAATGCatgatggggaagaagaaaagagaaaaggtaTATAGACGTAGATGTTGAAAGAGTAATGCTAAGTGAAGGAAGGgatgtgaagaagaagaagaagattaccTATCAAAACGAAACAAAAGAACGGTTACAAGCCTGCTGGTATACTAAATCATATCATGTGTGAAACTCGCATCGATTGACAACGATATATTGTTTTTTTGGTTGTTTTCCCCTATAGAGTACCTCCCTAGTGAATCATACAAAAGGCAAGAGTGTCGTCATCACAAGAAGGGACGATCTTTCCAGTCGGTCAAGCAAGCACGGGGCCGGAGGAATGAGAGCAGCCGCGATCAAATTGATCTCTCTTCAAGTTGGGCTTCAGGGACGACGGAGGATTAGAATTCCGGGTGAGATGGAAGGACCAGATAgatctccctccctcctctctctcgaAGAGCGgtagaagatggaggagaatAGGCAACAAGTCAAAACCTAATATCATTCATTGGAAGACATTCAAAGTAATCTCGTTGAATGCAGTTCATGACTTCCTCCCGGTACTTTGTTGATGGCTACGGTTTATAAATTCCATCTAAGACCCCTATAAAGCGTTTCTCTTACCACCTCCGAATCTGCTCCTAACTCGCTCTTGGAAGTAGGATGCTCTTCCCTTTTTGGTGTAGCTCGCTTTGCTTCGGTTCAAACAATGTGCGAGAAGTGACTGTGGAAGCTTGGATGAATATGAACGATGAGTTGAGATGTTTTGTATTTCTTTGTGCTATACTGAATGCTCGATACTGACTGAGTCTTCAGACGACATGTGTCCTACGATGTGTGAAACATCAGCACAGTCCGCCAGGCTTCGTGGTCAAATAACCGCCCACGAAAGCTTTTACGCGGACCAACTGAGCGAGAGATCACTCCTACTACACTTGCTGAAACAAGTACGTTTACATGAAAATGTTCCCAAGGGTTCTCTTGCATCATTGCCCACCAACCTTGCGGAAGTCAACTCGTAAAACGAGTCGGAACAACGAGCCTTCTATAATGGAAATTCTTTCTACCAACGCTCCGTTCAGAACCGTTCCTGGGATGGAAATCGACTCCGGCTTTCTCGAGTGAAAGCATCGCTGGATTTTGTGATTTTGAGggcaagggaaggaaggaggaaatgATGACTCGTTTCTGCTGACTGACGTCAAGCAAGGCGAGGTAGAATAGTGGTAAGCAAGGAACGAAcagaaaagagggagagggaaagaacAAGCTGCGCGGCGAACCACACAACAACCGAGCATATGATGTCAATTGGGGTATCTGACTGCTCGTTCCAAAAGGTCTCCAAAGACGCTTTTCCCGCTCCGAAATGTCAAGACGACAAGTGGTCTTGCGATACCTAAAATCACTCTAACGCCACGCTTGTAATCCGAGTCTCCCAACATACCTGATGATAATGTGCTTTCGTAAACAAGGTGCAACTCAATGCCCTATAAAGCCTCTGTGATGCGTCATggaaaaaccaaaaaaaaaaaaaaaaaaaaacatggcCATGCGATATTACTCCATTATGTGCTGGAACAAAGGCGAGATCGACTCGCCATAGTGGTTCCGACGAATTGCTTCCGCAAGGAGATACGACAAGTCAAGTACGGTCAGTTTGCTGGCGTTGCGAGCCTTCTCCTCCGGAATGGGGTAGCTGTTTGTCACGAGAATGTGATCAATGCAGTCACAATCCTGCAACTGCTCCAGGCAGTCAGCACCAAAGACGGCATGGGTGGCAATGCAGTAGACCTTCTTGGCCAGACCGCGCTTGACCACCGTCTCGGCAGCAGCGATCCAAGAACCAGGCTTGTCGATCATGTCGTCAACAATAAAGACGGTGCGGTTCTTGACGTCTCCGACAAGGGTGACCATGTGCTCCACCTTGGGGTCCTTCAGgatctcctcttcctcatccgaACTTTCAGCTGCATCACCCGAGCCACCAAGGGCGGCGTGGTGCTGAGGAGCGAAAAACGACGAAGCGTGCGACATGGTCATCGGGTCATCTCCAGCGACACTGGTGGCTGCAGAGACGGCCGGCGACTCAAAGTCATCCGGAACGATGTGGCCTTGGACAAGACGAGCCTGAGTGACCTCGTGCGCACGCTGGTCATTGTACTCGACGCCGTCCTCGCCTTCCTCGTCAACACCGTCCAAAGCCGAGGTCGAAGAACGCAGGCGAGACGGCAAAGACTTGGCGCTGTGCATGGACGATCCGTTGGGACGGCGCGCGGGGCTTGTAGTGCCTGCAATAGGCTGGGTAATGTTGCTGACTGAGGGCTCCTCATGCTCAACTGCCTCGTTGACCTGCTCGCCGATGGGGTCCAAGACAGCATCAATGGGGTTGAGAAGCATGCTGCCAGTCATGTTGCCATTGCCTCTCTTCTTGTCGGTGGTGACCATGCCGAAGTTCAGCTTGAGAGCGTCGGCAAGCGACGTGACGCGCTTGGTGCCACCGGCGTTCTTGGACACGACGACAGCCTCTTTCCAGTCGGGGACGTTTTGCCTGATCCAGCGGGCAATGAGAGGCTCGGCATGGAGGTTGTCGACGGGGCACTTGAAGAAGCCCTGCATCTGGGAAGCGTGCAAATCGACCGTGATGATGTGCTTAACACCAGCAACGCCAAGCAGATTGGCAAGCATTCTCGCAGTGATGGCTCCGCGGTGcgacttcttcttggacTGGCGACTGTAGGGGAAGTATGGCAGGACGGCTAGAAGGGGGGGCCTGGTCAGCCTTCACACTGGATGGATTGCTGTTGAGCGGCAGACATACCAGTGATCTTGCTGGCAGAGCCTCCCTTGCAAGCAGAGATCATGATGAGCAGCTCCATGATGGTGTCGTTGATCTTGGGGCTGCCCGACTGAACGACAAAGACATCCTTCTCGCGGACGCTGGTGAGGATGCGCACGCTCGTCTCTCCATTGGAAAACTGGGTGAGCTCAGCATCAGCTGGCGTCATGCCCAGGTTCTCGCATACTTTGCCGGTGAGGGCCGGGCACGAGCTGCCCGAAAAGATGAGGGTGCCGCGCATTctgaaaaggaaaaaaaagaaaagaaaaagagtgTTGGTGAGTTCgggggaagaaaagttcGGGAGCGGGATTTGAAGGGAGGAAATCCAGTTTCTTTTTTAGTTttcagttttttttttcaatccTGTCCTCGTGCCCCGCAGCGATTCAGGTAAAAAGGTGGGTCCAATGGCTGAAAGGAGGGAAGGATCTGGATCTCCCTCCCAGGCCGATGTCGTTTCGTGGGCCTGCCGTTTTTTTGTCATTTTCGCCTACAATTGCCGCAGCTTGCAGTCAGTGCGGCCCTGACAGTCCTGATAACCAAACAACACGATAAGCATACAGTGTGCGGTCATAGAGGTactacctattctattaGGTCTATACTCATGTCCCGAGTCATCTGAAATCATACAACAGCCTGACTGCGAACATAACATTTCGGAAAAGCATGATTTACATTGGGAAACCTTCAATGGCCAAATATGATCCTACCTGAAGTGTACTGTCTTGGGAACATGGCTGTGGAAGGGCAGTGGACTCTAGGCGGCAACGATGCCTACCGCGTTCCATTCCTCCTTCCACTCTTCACAGGCCAGCTTGAAGGCAgcattacctacctatggaAGGTATAAGTATGAGCACCGTCATTGCCATCGTACTTCCGACACCGGACAGAGTCAACTGGAATGACAGCGGGAAGTGACCCTCAGATTTCAAAACAACAAACTCGACTAAATACGTTGTCGAGAAAGGACGTCAACACCATGGGCTCCCACAATCAAGAAAGAGAATATCGAAGATACCATTCGCACTGTATCACTTTACATCGAAAGACGGACTAAGAACTCACACACCAACACTCAGTCACTTCAATGAAACCAGCTGCAATTCTGATGTTTGGATGTTTCATCTACCTCACCTCAAACAATTATTTGGCAAGAGACCCTTGACATCCCAATCCCCCATCCTCTTCACAGGACAAATTTCCACACAGCAACGCCGCCTACGGAAGGCTCACGGCCGTTCCAAGAGGGACCTGAACCCATCACACCCTGGAACCGCGCCCACACAAAACCAAGCGGCGAACGAGCTTCTCCGAATCATCATCAAACGAATATGGGTATTCCACACCTCAGGAAACACTTGGAACCTTATGCGCAGCGAGGCGCAATCCAACCAAGCAGTCTGGTCATTGACGGGCCTGCACTTGCATATCACATCTTGAACCTCTGCCGAATAAACACCATCAAGAGCAGCCCCTTTGAGCAAGCAACATATGAGCTGCTAAGTCGGACTACCCTTGAATGGCTTGACCGGGCCAGAACGTGCGGCCTCACCATGTAATTCGTACTCCTAGGCCCAAACTCTCCCAGCAGCATACTAATGTTCGCCAAAGTTCGCGGATATTCTTCGATGGCTATCTTCCCACGTCCAAGACGCATGAGCGGACCAAGAGGCTCATGAAAACCTCCAAGGAGTTGCAGGGCTTTCACAGAAAACACGTAAACGGACTCACGCAGGGCCGCCCCGGCTGGAATTCCAACAGGAAAGTCGGCCTGTTCCCCGAGGCCCAACCAAGTCAAAACGGAGTGAGCCCACCGCCACCGGCCTTCTTCGTTCCGTCCATCATCGATACTCTGAGACAGTCTGAGCATTACGCCTCACAAACAAGTGTGGTGCCCGGAGAGGCCGACGTGTTCTGCGCCCAGTATGTCCGGGAGCATGGCGGAACAGTTCTGACGTCCGATTCGGACCTGCTCGTACACAATTTGGGCCCCAACGGCAGCgttgtcttcttctcggaTATGGAATGCAATGTGGCCGGCACAGAGATTACGGGCTTGCAATTTAAGAGTGCCGATATCTGTGAGcgtctctctctccagcCTGAGGATGGCCTTTCGTGTCTGGCATTCGAGCTTGTGATAGACCCACACATCACTTTTGAGCAAGCAGTCTCGAAAGCCAAGAGCAAGCACTCGGTCGTCGCGTATCCCGGCGCGCACAAGGAGTTTATCGAGCAATATCTCTCCCCTGAAACGGGGTCTCAGATCCCGGTCGAAGCATCCGTCACATTGGACCCCCGGATATCAGAAATCGTTCTTCGGTGTCGGGACGAGAAACCGGCAATGTACCTCCCTTTTCTCTTGGACTCTCCAACTCGAACTAGTGCGTGGGAATCGAGCAAAGACATCAGGCAGCTGGCATACGCTATCCTGCAGACCGTCACTGGATCACCAATACCGACGGTTGCCGAATTCAGGAGGCTTGATCAGCCGTCAGCCGGGACACCTGTGAAGGTGCCGCCTATTTCCGAGGTTGAGATGGACGCAGCTGTGCTTGAGGATGTTTTGTCATCAATCATCAAAGCCGTGAAAAAGCCCAAGGCAGTTTGGATGACACTATCAGTCTACCAAGACGTTGTCATGACCACCAGCCAAGGGAAGGTCCAGCCACTCAGTCTAAAGGTACTCCAGCAAGCAGTTGACGAGAAGCTCGACACCACGTCTTGGGAATCTGTACACTTCCTTGCGCAGTGCCAAGCGACCTACTACTCGCTCAGGATGCTGCAACAAATCATGCAGCACGCAGCTTCTCAGGGCAAGGGCCTATCGCCCGCCTTGAAGGAATTGCAAGATTGTTTGACCAagcttccttctctcccggATTTCCCCACCATCTTCAACTTCCCAGAGATGCTCCGACTGATCATCGACAACAAGGGACTGTCCTGCTTGACCAAGATATGCGCCGACCAGGATGATATGGTGCCGCAGCTGGAGGCCATCATGCAACCCAAGAAGCAACCAAAGTCGAACAAGCGGAAGAACTCGCAAGAACCTGAGGCAAGGCCGCGCTCCAACAACCCATTTGCGCTCTTGGATGCAGAGTGCTAATCAGTCCTCAAAACACTTCAACATAGCCCAACGATAGGTATACCCATGCCAAAGAATCTTGATGGAGACTAACCGCAACCTACCTATCTCCCGCGCCAGCTAGACGCTGCTTGAAGTTTGCCATTTACCGGTTGAGAGTCACTCCTAATGTTATTCTTTACCCATCCCTCGAGTGACGGGTGACCTTCCAGAAGCTTTGCCCATCCGAGATATGTACAGGCACCCTTGCCAAGCAAACCACAATGTGTGACTGTGAGGTGCCCCTGGCTGCGATGTTTGGAACCCTGCTGGCCAAGAGGTTCCAGGTTCCACCAAAAAAGGCTCTTATCGTTATCGCGCCCAGCAGAAGTGCCAAATGCCCCTCTAAAAATTTTAGCACCCCGCCGCCAAAGTCCCTGGAGCCCTGGGCGCATGGCGATTCGTAGGTAGTGAGTGTAAGTAGTGAGGCGCCCTGCCCGGCATTGCCCCTCGCAGCAGGTGATTCCGTCCAGTCTCAGATCGCCGTTTTCTTATCAGATCTTTTACACACGAGTCCATCGCCGTCGTTGTCTTCCACCAGAGTGCCTCCGTCCTGTTTTCTGATTCAAATCCATACATATTCCACCCTCTTGATCCACACTCCTTGTCCAGTCTTTTCGGTTTGTTTATTGGGCAAttccaaaaagaaaacccaaTTCCGGCAAGTTTGAAcaacacacatacacacacacacacacacacacaatgTCAGCCACCATCGCCAGCCTGCGCGAGAGTCTCTGCTCCGAGACGACTCCACTGCCCATCCGCTTCCGCGCCCTCTTCTCACTCAAGCACCTTGCCGTCCAAAACAAGGGCACCGCCGACTCGCTTTCCGCCATTGacgccatcgccgccgcctttgcCTCGCCCTCGGCCCTGCTCAAGCACGAGCTGGCCTACTGCCTCGGCCAGACGGGCAGCGATGCCGCCATCCCTCACCTGACGCAGGTGCTCGAGGACCTGCAGGAGGATCCCATGTGCAGACACGAGGCGGCCGAGGCGCTGGGCGCGCTGGGCAAGGCCGAGAGCTTGGGCGTGCTTCAAAAGTATCTCCATCGCGAGGGCGAGGACGTTTCGGTCAAGGAGACGTGCGAGATTGCGATTGATAGGATAGAGTGGGAGAAttcggaggagaggaagcagGAGAAGTTGCGCCAGAGGTACATTGACATTGACAACATCATATTTCTGTTCTGGCATTCTTTCCATTGGTGTGCTAACCGCAGAAAACTACTA belongs to Neurospora crassa OR74A linkage group IV, whole genome shotgun sequence and includes:
- a CDS encoding ribose-phosphate pyrophosphokinase, producing MRGTLIFSGSSCPALTGKVCENLGMTPADAELTQFSNGETSVRILTSVREKDVFVVQSGSPKINDTIMELLIMISACKGGSASKITAVLPYFPYSRQSKKKSHRGAITARMLANLLGVAGVKHIITVDLHASQMQGFFKCPVDNLHAEPLIARWIRQNVPDWKEAVVVSKNAGGTKRVTSLADALKLNFGMVTTDKKRGNGNMTGSMLLNPIDAVLDPIGEQVNEAVEHEEPSVSNITQPIAGTTSPARRPNGSSMHSAKSLPSRLRSSTSALDGVDEEGEDGVEYNDQRAHEVTQARLVQGHIVPDDFESPAVSAATSVAGDDPMTMSHASSFFAPQHHAALGGSGDAAESSDEEEEILKDPKVEHMVTLVGDVKNRTVFIVDDMIDKPGSWIAAAETVVKRGLAKKVYCIATHAVFGADCLEQLQDCDCIDHILVTNSYPIPEEKARNASKLTVLDLSYLLAEAIRRNHYGESISPLFQHIME